One Physeter macrocephalus isolate SW-GA chromosome 19, ASM283717v5, whole genome shotgun sequence genomic window carries:
- the OSM gene encoding oncostatin-M: MRAQRMRRTPLSVILGLLFLSVAATSKCSGKYHELLLQLRHQANLMQDTSTLLDPYMRIQGLDTPALKDHCRECPGAFPSEDALRGLSRQGFLRTLNATLGLVLHRLTALYQDLPEAQQLVGLNIRGFRSNIHCMSQLLRSSSEAETPEPTQPSPGPTPPPTPPSDAFQQKLKSCRFLCGYHRFMHSVGQVLREWGESRSRSRRHSPCRAPGDTALARPCRGGARRTWPFRRDRRLMPRGQLPR, translated from the exons ATGCGGGCACAGCGTATGCGGAGGACACCGCTCA GTGTGATCCTCGGACTCCTGTTCCTGAGCGTGGCAGCCACAAGCAAGTGCTCGGGCAAGTACCATGAACTCCTCCTGCAGCTCCGGCATCAGGCGAATCTCATGCAGGACACCAGCACGCTCCTGGACCCCTAT ATGCGCATCCAAGGCCTGGACACGCCAGCACTGAAGGACCACTGCAGGGAGTGCCCCGGGGCCTTCCCCAGCGAGGACGCCCTGCGGGGGCTCAGCAGACAGGGCTTCCTGCGGACCCTCAATGCCACGCTGGGCCTCGTCCTGCACAGACTGACCGCTTTGTATCAGGACCTCCCTGAAGCCCAGCAGTTGGTGGGACTGAACATCCGCGGGTTCAGGAGTAACATCCACTGCATGTCCCAGCTGCTGCGCAGCTCCTCAGAGGCGGAGACACCTGAGCCCACTCAGCCAAGCCCCGGGCCCACGCCGCCACCCACACCGCCCTCAGACGCCTTCCAGCAAAAGTTGAAGAGCTGCAGGTTCCTGTGCGGCTACCACCGCTTCATGCACTCTGTGGGGCAGGTCCTCCGGGAGTGGGGGgagagccggagccggagccggaggcACAGCCCCTGCCGGGCCCCTGGAGACACAGCCCTCGCAAGGCCCTGCAGAGGGGGGGCCCGCAGGACGTGGCCCTTCCGGAGGGACAGGAGACTCATGCCGAGGGGACAGCTGCCCCGGTAG